Proteins from a single region of Gossypium arboreum isolate Shixiya-1 chromosome 1, ASM2569848v2, whole genome shotgun sequence:
- the LOC108480967 gene encoding probable serine/threonine-protein kinase WNK11, translated as MPSVNPDQSDKDSEPFVEVDQTGRYGRYTELLGSGAVKKVYRAFDQEEGIEVAWNQVKLRNFSDDPAMIDRLYSEVRLLRSLTNNSIISLYSFWRDEEHNTLNFITEVCTSGNLREYRKKHRQVSMKALKKWSKQILKGLNYLHSHEPCIIHRDLNCSNVFVNGNTGQVKIGDLGLAAIVGKNHSAHSILGTPEFMAPELYDEHYTELIDIYSFGMCVLEMVTLEIPYSECDNVAKIYKKVSSGVKPQALDKVRDADVRAFIERCIAQPGERPSAAELLKDPFYDEVDDYDENV; from the exons ATGCCTAGCGTCAACCCAGACCAATCCGACAAGGATTCCGAGCCCTTTGTGGAGGTCGATCAGACCGGTCGTTACGGTCGGTACACAGAACTTCTAGGATCCGGAGCCGTCAAAAAAGTTTACCGGGCATTCGATCAAGAAGAAGGAATTGAAGTTGCATGGAACCAAGTCAAGCTAAGGAATTTCTCCGACGATCCGGCGATGATCGATCGGCTTTATTCGGAGGTCCGGTTGTTAAGGTCATTAACCAACAACAGCATAATCTCGTTGTACAGTTTTTGGCGTGACGAGGAACATAACACACTCAATTTCATAACCGAAGTATGTACTTCGGGGAATTTGAGGGAATATAGGAAGAAACATAGGCAAGTCTCAATGAAGGCGTTGAAGAAGTGGTCAAAGCAGATTTTGAAAGGCTTGAATTATTTACATTCACATGAGCCTTGTATCATTCATAGAGATCTCAATTGCAGCAATGTTTTTGTTAATGGAAACACTGGTCAG GTTAAGATTGGTGATTTGGGGTTGGCGGCGATCGTGGGGAAGAACCACTCGGCGCATTCGATCCTCGGGACGCCGGAATTCATGGCGCCAGAGTTGTACGACGAGCATTACACCGAACTCATTGACATATACTCATTTGGCATGTGTGTGCTTGAGATGGTGACCTTGGAAATTCCCTATAGCGAGTGCGATAATGTGGCCAAAATTTACAAGAAAGTGTCAAGTGGGGTGAAGCCTCAAGCCTTGGACAAGGTTAGAGATGCAGATGTGAGGGCATTCATTGAGAGATGCATTGCTCAGCCCGGGGAAAGACCGTCCGCGGCGGAACTGCTTAAGGATCCGTTTTACGACGAAGTTGATGATTATGACGAAAACGTTTGA